Genomic DNA from Manihot esculenta cultivar AM560-2 chromosome 15, M.esculenta_v8, whole genome shotgun sequence:
TCCAATCGCACAGCCATTTTTCTGTGATTTCTGATCATTAATTTCAATTCCTACATCCTCATTGTCATCCATGAATCTCTTCCAGAACCAATGCTGCTTCCACACTCTCTCTGTCATCTCTTCAATTGGAATATTTTTGGTCTCCGGTACCAGGAAAAATACGAAAAATGACATAATAAACACCCAGCTGGAGAAGAACAAGAAGATGCCATATTTGAAGTGGCAGAGCATGGAGAGGAAGGACTGCGCTATAACAAAAGTGAAGAGCAAGTTGATACAAACGGTGACACTCTGACCAGCTGAGCGGGTCTCCAATGGGAAAGTTTCGCTTGGGATTAGCCATCCAAGTGGTCCCCAAGACCAGGCAAAGGCAGAGACAAAAGTGCACACCATAATAACCACCAATATTGCAAACCCACGATGAAGATTAACAGAGTGGTCTGTAACCTTGATTCCTAGGATTACTGCTATTATCACTTGAGAGACAAACATTTGGATGCCAGCCTCCAATAGCAGCATCCGACGGCCTACTTTGTCCACCGAGTAGATGGATACAACGGTAGAAATAACATTGACAGCACCTGTTATAACAGCTGAATACAGGGAAGCATCGTTGCCGAATCCTACTGTGTCGAATAGAACAGGAGCATAGAACATTATCGCATTGATGCCTGTGCATTGTTGGAAGATCTGTTTCAACCATTCAAATAAAGTTATCATGACTGGTAGATATTAAACATATTGTTATATGATCTTTGGATAATTTAACTATTGTGCTTCTTAACCAATGTCTCACTGAGAACGTACTGACCTGCAAGGCTACTGCTATAACCAACTGGGGGCGGTTCCTCCTCTTCATGAGATTCCTGAAGGGATGCTTCACTTCTTTGGCCGCACGGCTTGCCTCAACAAGCTCCTGGAACTCTGGTTCAATATTGTTTGTGCCTCGAATCTTTCTCAGGACTGATATTCCTTCTTCCAAACGGCCACGCTCAATGAGGCTGTTAGGAGTTTCTGACACTATGAGAGACCCTAAAGTCAAGAGAAGTGCTGGAACGCCAGCCAATCCCAACGACAGTCTCCAACCCCATCCTCCTTTAATTCTGTTCATCAACAACAGCAGCAGTCAGCAACAATATTAGAACTTAGCCGAAACTGGTGCTCGTAACCTAAAATTAATTAAGCCCAACTAGACAAATCGTCTCATAATTGATGCGTCGTTTtgtctaaattaatttttcttatttgaacTCTCTAGATATGCCTTCTACGTTTCATAGTTACTGGCCCCCATTTCTCATAAATCATAATATGAACTTTGCTCAGTAGAACAATCTGAGCGACACTTGATTAAACAGAGAAGAAAACAACTATATCATAATTTTCAGAGAGCAAATAATTATTCTTTTCAAGTATCAGAAGCAGATACAGAACCACTGTTGTCAATAGTGGGGAAGGCTGGATagaaacatgcaaaagaggagTCGTCAGCAGAAAATGAACAACAAGgcgaaaaaataattttcatttttttgacAATCCCCATAAGTGATACGTGTATTGTGACTGTGGGCATCGTGCTTATAATATTCTGGGTAACGGCGactaagaaaaattaattattctacAAGAATAtaacttatttgtttgtttCCTCGCTAGAATTCAGGTTCCTTTCGCAAGGAGATAAAAATAAAGTCATTAAGAGAAAGAACTGAAGCTTACTTAGCTGTCCCGTAATTGACAAGGTTAGCAAAAAGAATCCCGATAGTGACGTTAAGCTGGAACAGGATGTTTAGGCCTCCACGTATTCTTGTGGGTGCTATCTCTGATAGGAACAGAGGCACAGCCTGttcaaattgaaattttaatcatcaaataaACAAATCAACTTATTTGTCGTTGCTTAACAAGTATATATATTCCTATGATCTTTATTAATTTCATATGCATTATTATATGAGATTTTCTTTGTCTTACTGAAATAAAATCAGATTTCATGCTTCAAAGTCAAACGATGGTTTGAAGCTCAATTGATAACTTCAACTTTTATACTTCGAAGACTGATCTTAAATTATTTGACCCAAAATTTCTAAACTTTCAACTCAAATAATACTGGAGTTACAAGACTTCATAACTTTGAAAATCCTGTAAATATAActgaactaaaattttattaattcatatcTTGCATTATTGATCAAGTATCTAATACTAACCTACACAAGGAAAGACAAATCCTCCAAATTATATCCTACCattcatttttaaattgaagGGCAGCTATTACGTGTGCTTTATGTTCATTTTCAGGCAGCTGAAAGGTCC
This window encodes:
- the LOC110602760 gene encoding sugar transport protein 13; its protein translation is MPAGGFAAAPSGDVEFEAKITPIVIISCIMAATGGLMFGYDVGVSGGVTSMPDFLKKFFPTVYNKTKDPTLNSNYCKYDNQGLQLFTSSLYLAGLIATFFASYTTRKLGRRPTMLIAGIFFIVGVVFNAAAQDLAMLIIGRILLGCGVGFANQAVPLFLSEIAPTRIRGGLNILFQLNVTIGILFANLVNYGTAKIKGGWGWRLSLGLAGVPALLLTLGSLIVSETPNSLIERGRLEEGISVLRKIRGTNNIEPEFQELVEASRAAKEVKHPFRNLMKRRNRPQLVIAVALQIFQQCTGINAIMFYAPVLFDTVGFGNDASLYSAVITGAVNVISTVVSIYSVDKVGRRMLLLEAGIQMFVSQVIIAVILGIKVTDHSVNLHRGFAILVVIMVCTFVSAFAWSWGPLGWLIPSETFPLETRSAGQSVTVCINLLFTFVIAQSFLSMLCHFKYGIFLFFSSWVFIMSFFVFFLVPETKNIPIEEMTERVWKQHWFWKRFMDDNEDVGIEINDQKSQKNGCAIGFNLSTSFEF